The Vibrio pomeroyi genome window below encodes:
- a CDS encoding YdcF family protein produces MKFNSHICRNYLLKAYKKLQGFLYGAFLVFLVGSASVIAIDYWVSWQAEDRIIYDIDEVPELEVAVVLGTSKYLGRTLNDYYKYRIEAAIELFDREKVDQFLLSGDNAHRSYNEPWTMKRDLLKAGVPDERINLDYAGFRTLDSIVRAKKIFDTDNFLIITQKFHCERALFIANSYDIHAQCLAVSGPTHHSGTSIRLREVFARSKAFLDLYIMGTTPKFLGPKEPIQPSPKPESFPIPNPMTDPSVNPVVDPTTSPIADPAETDV; encoded by the coding sequence GTGAAATTCAATTCTCACATTTGCCGAAACTACTTACTAAAAGCATACAAAAAGCTGCAAGGTTTTCTGTATGGCGCTTTCCTCGTGTTCTTAGTAGGCAGCGCTTCGGTTATTGCGATCGATTATTGGGTTTCATGGCAAGCAGAAGACCGCATCATTTACGATATTGATGAAGTGCCTGAGCTTGAAGTTGCGGTGGTACTTGGCACCAGCAAGTATTTGGGCAGAACACTGAACGACTATTATAAGTATCGAATTGAAGCCGCGATTGAGCTCTTCGACCGTGAAAAAGTCGACCAGTTTCTGTTAAGTGGTGACAACGCTCACCGCTCTTACAATGAGCCGTGGACGATGAAACGAGATTTGCTGAAAGCCGGTGTGCCTGATGAACGTATTAATCTCGATTATGCAGGGTTTAGAACATTAGACTCGATTGTTCGCGCTAAAAAGATCTTCGACACTGACAACTTCCTGATCATCACTCAGAAATTCCACTGTGAAAGAGCACTGTTTATCGCTAATTCTTACGATATTCATGCACAATGTTTGGCGGTTTCAGGCCCTACTCATCATTCAGGCACGTCTATTCGTTTACGTGAAGTCTTTGCGCGTTCCAAAGCCTTCTTAGACTTGTATATTATGGGGACAACGCCAAAGTTCCTTGGACCTAAAGAGCCTATTCAACCGAGTCCAAAACCGGAATCATTTCCGATTCCGAACCCTATGACTGACCCCTCTGTAAACCCTGTTGTAGATCCTACAACAAGCCCTATTGCAGACCCAGCAGAGACGGATGTGTAG
- a CDS encoding DASS family sodium-coupled anion symporter: MTALVTTLKHWLFTRNSMILIGNFMLFALLINTLPFETQVNTGLSILVFVAVLWLTEAIHVSITALLVPLLAVLFGVFNTSAALANFSNPIIFLFMGGFALAAALNKQELDKAIADKVLLIAKGRMSVAVFMLFGVSAGLSMWISNTATTAMMLPLVLGIMNKVDQSEDRNTYVFVLLGIAYCASIGGIATLVGSPPNAIAAAEVGLSFTEWMALGLPISLILMPIAMFILYVMTKPKLDHKFELDHAPVEWTNSKKITLSIFLLTVTLWIFGKPINAMIGGFSKFDSLVAIGAIVLLGASRAVEWKDVEKTTDWGVLILFGGGICLSNILKATGTSVFLAHSLSGFLETAGVLLTILAVVAFVVFLTEFASNTASAALLVPVFATIAEALGMSPVILSALIAVAASCAFMLPVATPPNAIVFASGHIKQKEMMRIGMVLNLVCILVLTLFAWIFW, translated from the coding sequence ATGACGGCACTTGTTACTACACTGAAACACTGGTTGTTCACCCGCAACAGCATGATATTAATTGGTAATTTCATGTTATTTGCTCTGTTAATCAATACCCTTCCTTTCGAAACACAAGTCAATACTGGTCTGAGTATTCTCGTGTTTGTCGCCGTTTTATGGTTAACCGAAGCAATTCACGTCAGCATTACTGCTCTGCTCGTTCCACTCTTAGCCGTGTTGTTTGGTGTGTTCAACACATCGGCTGCATTGGCGAACTTCTCGAACCCAATCATCTTCCTATTTATGGGTGGTTTTGCCCTTGCTGCTGCGCTCAACAAGCAAGAGCTCGATAAGGCGATTGCCGACAAAGTATTGTTGATTGCCAAAGGCAGAATGTCGGTGGCGGTGTTCATGTTATTCGGTGTGAGTGCGGGTTTGTCGATGTGGATTTCGAACACAGCAACGACTGCAATGATGCTTCCCCTTGTTCTTGGCATCATGAACAAAGTTGACCAAAGTGAAGACCGCAACACGTACGTGTTCGTGCTGCTGGGTATCGCTTACTGTGCATCGATTGGTGGTATCGCGACCTTAGTGGGTAGCCCACCAAACGCAATCGCCGCTGCAGAAGTGGGTTTGAGCTTTACTGAGTGGATGGCGCTAGGTCTTCCAATCTCGCTTATCTTGATGCCAATCGCGATGTTCATCCTTTATGTGATGACAAAGCCTAAGCTTGACCACAAATTCGAGCTAGACCATGCACCGGTAGAGTGGACGAACAGCAAAAAAATCACGTTATCTATCTTCTTGTTAACGGTTACGCTTTGGATATTTGGTAAGCCAATTAATGCAATGATCGGCGGCTTCTCTAAGTTCGACAGCTTGGTAGCGATTGGTGCGATTGTACTATTAGGCGCTTCTAGAGCGGTTGAGTGGAAAGATGTTGAGAAGACGACAGACTGGGGTGTATTAATCCTGTTCGGTGGCGGTATCTGTCTAAGTAACATTCTTAAAGCAACAGGCACCAGCGTATTCCTAGCACACTCACTGAGTGGCTTCCTAGAAACAGCAGGCGTCCTGCTAACGATTCTAGCGGTAGTTGCATTCGTAGTATTCCTGACTGAATTCGCAAGTAACACAGCCAGTGCAGCACTTCTGGTGCCAGTATTCGCAACCATCGCTGAAGCACTTGGTATGTCGCCAGTTATCTTGTCTGCACTGATCGCTGTAGCTGCGTCTTGTGCCTTCATGCTTCCTGTTGCAACACCACCAAACGCAATTGTGTTTGCCTCTGGTCACATCAAGCAGAAAGAGATGATGCGAATCGGTATGGTACTAAACCTAGTTTGTATCCTAGTACTGACACTGTTCGCTTGGATTTTCTGGTAA
- a CDS encoding GlpM family protein: MISLFFKCLLGAAAVLLIALLSKSKSFYISGLVPLFPTFALIAHYIVGTEQTMVELRTTALFGLFSLVPYAAYLGAVYVFSYRYNLVSTLSLATVVWVLCASMLLLGWTRLVPSAI; encoded by the coding sequence ATGATTTCCCTGTTCTTTAAATGCTTGCTTGGTGCGGCGGCGGTTTTATTGATTGCGCTGTTGTCAAAAAGTAAGAGCTTTTATATCTCTGGCCTTGTGCCGCTGTTTCCTACTTTTGCTTTGATTGCCCACTACATTGTCGGCACGGAACAAACCATGGTGGAATTGCGTACCACAGCACTGTTTGGCTTGTTTTCGCTTGTGCCATACGCCGCTTATCTTGGTGCGGTCTATGTATTTAGTTATCGCTACAACTTGGTGTCGACGTTGTCATTGGCAACAGTCGTGTGGGTTCTGTGTGCATCGATGTTGCTGTTGGGTTGGACGCGTCTAGTCCCAAGTGCAATCTAG
- a CDS encoding GGDEF domain-containing protein codes for MKWIHKIVIFLVIATLAIVQYYRVSGNRVITAITPDKYEFIATSDRVDRGVSTSQLSYENGQYILDCELKESEYPWPYCGLSIRINPDITEGLDLSQYHTFRVNIDYHAEADSSGRLRTYLRNYNPAYSVPDDEYTHKYNGMEFSPGIDGGVIEIPIKNLQVMTWWLADNDVALEHSAPEYSNVNMVEFATASGAKLGHHRIVIRSIEFEGSYISAESLFLILLFIWVGTGTVFLLSELHRSRKRMVIAEKRHNHLKNVNRALREQNFEFSEKAHRDELTGILNRHAVRDWLKMQSQHVKQGHGKLSMLYLDIDYFKSVNDKYGHQMGDHILREFSMVVGSSIGATDKLVRWGGEEFIVFCPETEAGEAQIKAERIRLLVSQHLWVHGDPLTCSIGIAEMKQERVTETIARADEALYQAKHSGRNQVILSH; via the coding sequence GTGAAGTGGATCCATAAGATTGTTATCTTTCTCGTTATCGCAACGCTTGCCATTGTGCAGTATTACCGTGTGAGCGGAAATCGTGTGATAACAGCAATAACCCCTGATAAATATGAATTTATCGCGACCAGTGATCGAGTTGATAGGGGCGTCAGTACATCCCAATTATCCTACGAAAATGGGCAGTATATTCTCGACTGTGAACTTAAAGAGTCGGAGTATCCTTGGCCTTATTGCGGCCTGTCGATTCGTATCAACCCAGACATTACCGAAGGCCTTGATCTTTCCCAGTATCACACCTTTAGAGTGAATATTGATTATCATGCGGAAGCGGACTCTAGTGGCCGTTTGAGAACTTACTTACGCAACTACAATCCTGCTTATTCTGTTCCTGATGACGAGTACACACACAAGTATAACGGGATGGAGTTTTCTCCAGGAATCGATGGTGGTGTGATTGAGATTCCGATCAAAAACCTGCAAGTGATGACATGGTGGTTAGCCGATAATGATGTGGCGTTAGAGCACTCTGCGCCTGAATATTCGAACGTGAATATGGTCGAGTTTGCCACCGCATCCGGGGCGAAGTTAGGCCATCATCGAATTGTTATTCGCAGCATTGAGTTTGAAGGCTCGTATATCTCTGCGGAAAGCTTGTTCTTGATCTTGCTATTTATCTGGGTCGGCACGGGCACTGTGTTCTTACTTTCAGAATTACATCGCTCAAGAAAGCGTATGGTGATTGCCGAGAAGAGACACAACCACTTAAAGAACGTGAACCGAGCATTGAGAGAACAGAACTTTGAATTCTCTGAGAAAGCGCATCGTGATGAGCTAACGGGGATCCTCAATCGACACGCAGTTCGTGATTGGTTGAAGATGCAGTCGCAGCACGTGAAGCAAGGCCACGGTAAGCTCAGTATGCTTTATCTCGATATTGACTACTTCAAGAGTGTGAACGACAAATACGGACACCAAATGGGTGACCATATTCTGCGTGAATTCAGCATGGTCGTGGGCAGCTCTATCGGTGCGACTGACAAACTGGTGCGTTGGGGCGGTGAAGAGTTTATCGTTTTTTGCCCAGAGACCGAAGCCGGAGAGGCGCAGATAAAAGCCGAACGCATTCGATTATTGGTTAGCCAGCACCTTTGGGTTCATGGCGACCCGCTCACTTGCAGTATTGGTATCGCCGAGATGAAACAAGAGAGGGTGACTGAGACGATAGCTCGCGCCGATGAAGCGCTCTATCAAGCCAAACACTCAGGACGTAATCAGGTGATCTTGAGTCACTAA
- a CDS encoding DUF2797 domain-containing protein yields the protein MSLLAKGTLKKMSASLDGAVTYRLPVGEEFVELNPLIGKTINLTHTGNIFCCSCGKKTKKSYSQGHCFVCMKKLASCDMCIMKPETCHYDEGTCREPQWGEENCMVDHFVYLSNTSSLKVGITRHTQIPTRWIDQGATQGLPILKVKTRQISGLIEVELAKHIADKTNWRTLLKGDGDDMELVEKAKELLPLVEDKIQEIRAKFGDDAIEILSENITSLSYPVEQHPVKIVSHNFDKNPEVSGVLQGIKGQYLILDTGVINIRKFGSYEVEVSA from the coding sequence ATGTCTTTATTAGCAAAAGGAACACTCAAAAAGATGAGTGCTTCCCTTGATGGCGCGGTTACCTACCGTTTGCCTGTAGGCGAAGAGTTTGTAGAGCTAAACCCTCTGATTGGTAAAACCATCAACCTCACTCACACTGGCAACATTTTTTGCTGCTCATGTGGTAAGAAAACCAAAAAGAGCTACTCTCAAGGCCACTGTTTTGTGTGCATGAAAAAGCTAGCAAGCTGCGACATGTGCATCATGAAGCCAGAGACTTGTCACTACGATGAAGGCACGTGTCGCGAGCCTCAATGGGGTGAAGAGAACTGCATGGTTGATCACTTCGTTTACCTATCGAACACATCTAGTCTTAAGGTTGGTATCACGCGTCACACTCAAATCCCAACACGTTGGATTGACCAAGGTGCGACTCAAGGCCTACCTATCTTGAAAGTAAAAACTCGTCAGATTTCTGGCCTGATTGAAGTTGAATTGGCAAAACACATCGCCGACAAAACCAACTGGCGCACGCTGTTAAAAGGCGATGGCGACGATATGGAATTGGTCGAAAAAGCAAAAGAACTGTTGCCATTGGTTGAGGATAAAATCCAAGAGATCAGAGCAAAATTTGGTGACGATGCAATCGAAATTCTAAGTGAAAACATCACTTCACTGAGCTACCCAGTTGAACAGCACCCAGTGAAGATTGTATCGCACAACTTTGATAAGAACCCTGAGGTATCTGGTGTGCTGCAAGGCATTAAAGGCCAATACCTAATCTTAGATACGGGCGTGATTAACATCCGTAAATTTGGCTCTTATGAAGTTGAAGTTTCTGCATAA
- a CDS encoding sensor domain-containing diguanylate cyclase encodes MLQFVKYSYNAELAMSSINFESTYGVITIQDMNVVSVDANYARIYGYQSPEELLSNIDSFLDLIPAEFHVLAYQNYLETVSGQRDPKGHTYTNVDCNGREFTVFSIDHVTEWQGRPALQVTVIDLSPAIQLQNVVREQDKMYHDMIMQSGQGILVHRDFKPLMVNQSWVKLQGGESIEQALKLDSILDLVPKQNVESIYQRYQSVISGEPSGMSNVVENIGLDGVHRFFNIYDNAITWKGQPAVQVVLEDVTQKVMLERQLVHQANYDEMTDLLNRRAIYEWLREHLVSETHLVCMLLDIDDFKSINDTYGHMVGDEVICALADITKRNVEAVGGVAGRWGGEEFIVFIPNASPQVSRQVSDQIREQFNQTEFKIDEHVRFNVSVSIGVSDSRACEGTVSIDALVNVTDQSLYRAKAAGKNRVCGDVVAL; translated from the coding sequence ATGCTCCAGTTCGTGAAGTATAGCTATAATGCGGAGTTGGCAATGTCTTCAATAAATTTCGAATCCACGTACGGTGTAATAACTATTCAAGATATGAATGTGGTTAGTGTTGACGCTAATTATGCTCGCATCTATGGATACCAATCACCCGAAGAACTACTTTCCAATATAGATAGCTTTCTGGACCTCATTCCAGCAGAGTTTCATGTTCTTGCTTACCAAAACTACCTTGAAACCGTCAGCGGTCAACGCGACCCGAAAGGGCATACCTATACCAATGTTGATTGCAATGGTAGAGAGTTCACTGTGTTCTCTATCGACCATGTGACTGAATGGCAAGGTAGGCCAGCACTGCAAGTGACGGTTATCGATCTTTCTCCTGCGATTCAGTTACAAAACGTGGTGCGCGAGCAAGATAAAATGTACCACGATATGATCATGCAATCCGGTCAAGGCATTTTAGTTCATCGAGATTTTAAGCCGTTAATGGTCAATCAATCTTGGGTGAAACTTCAGGGCGGAGAGTCGATTGAGCAAGCCTTGAAGCTAGACTCTATCCTCGACTTGGTGCCGAAGCAAAATGTCGAAAGCATCTATCAACGCTATCAATCGGTGATTTCGGGTGAGCCTTCAGGCATGAGCAATGTGGTCGAGAATATAGGTTTAGATGGTGTTCATCGCTTCTTCAATATCTACGATAATGCGATCACTTGGAAAGGCCAGCCTGCGGTTCAGGTTGTGCTCGAAGACGTGACTCAGAAGGTGATGCTAGAAAGGCAACTGGTTCACCAAGCGAATTACGATGAAATGACGGATTTGCTTAACCGTAGGGCGATTTATGAGTGGCTGAGAGAACACCTTGTCTCTGAGACTCATCTCGTGTGTATGCTGCTTGATATCGATGACTTTAAATCGATCAATGATACCTACGGGCATATGGTCGGGGATGAGGTGATTTGCGCATTGGCTGATATTACCAAGCGTAATGTTGAGGCTGTGGGCGGTGTTGCAGGTCGATGGGGCGGTGAAGAGTTCATCGTATTTATCCCAAATGCGTCGCCTCAGGTTTCGCGTCAAGTCTCTGATCAGATCCGAGAGCAGTTTAATCAAACCGAATTTAAGATTGATGAGCACGTTCGCTTTAATGTGAGTGTGAGTATCGGTGTGAGTGATAGTCGAGCTTGTGAAGGAACGGTTTCTATCGATGCACTTGTGAACGTGACTGACCAATCCCTTTATCGTGCAAAAGCGGCTGGCAAGAATCGCGTGTGTGGCGATGTGGTCGCGCTTTAG
- a CDS encoding LysR family transcriptional regulator, whose product MDSFEGINEFVAVAECHGFSAAAKQLGCSTSHVSRQVSRLEERVGVALLARSTRMVSLTESGHTYYQQCKDLVIGLQQANEQVTSQQTQLSGTLRVSAAGAFAENHVAAALMEFAKDHPDLTIEMNFNTKMVNFIEDGIDFAIRYGRLDDSGLVARKLVDRPMAAAASKDYIAEFGAPTNPDQLKLHSCIIANSDQWLFEKDGKPLTAVRVHGRWRSNNSSAVLKACEEGLGIVYLPKSSFNGGLSNGKLVPVLEEYWGAGTSSWIVYQNRRFLPQRARLAIDFLVSYFSDWNE is encoded by the coding sequence ATGGATAGCTTTGAAGGGATTAATGAATTTGTTGCGGTCGCCGAATGCCACGGCTTTTCAGCGGCCGCCAAGCAGTTAGGTTGCAGTACCAGCCATGTGAGTCGACAAGTTTCAAGGTTAGAAGAGAGAGTTGGGGTGGCTCTGCTTGCGCGTTCAACACGTATGGTTAGCCTGACTGAATCTGGTCACACTTATTACCAACAGTGCAAAGACTTGGTGATTGGGCTGCAACAAGCGAATGAACAAGTTACGTCTCAGCAAACTCAGCTTAGCGGTACTTTACGTGTTAGTGCTGCGGGCGCATTTGCAGAAAACCATGTCGCGGCAGCACTGATGGAATTTGCTAAAGATCACCCTGATCTGACTATTGAAATGAACTTCAACACCAAGATGGTTAACTTCATCGAGGATGGTATCGACTTCGCGATTCGTTATGGTCGATTAGACGATTCAGGACTGGTGGCAAGAAAGCTGGTTGATCGCCCGATGGCAGCGGCAGCAAGCAAAGATTACATTGCTGAGTTTGGTGCGCCAACGAACCCAGACCAACTCAAACTGCACAGCTGTATTATCGCCAACAGTGACCAATGGTTATTCGAGAAAGATGGAAAACCGCTAACTGCAGTCAGAGTTCATGGCCGTTGGAGAAGCAACAATTCAAGCGCGGTACTGAAAGCTTGCGAAGAGGGGCTTGGCATCGTTTATCTTCCTAAAAGCAGCTTCAATGGTGGCCTTAGCAATGGAAAACTCGTCCCTGTGTTAGAAGAGTATTGGGGAGCGGGCACAAGCAGCTGGATTGTTTATCAGAACCGTCGTTTTCTTCCGCAGAGAGCACGGTTAGCTATCGACTTCTTAGTTTCCTATTTCTCTGATTGGAATGAATAG
- a CDS encoding type 1 glutamine amidotransferase domain-containing protein yields MKKILIPVTNHATLGDTDQANGTYAPELTHALKEIMAAGYEYDIASINGGKAPLYGTDIEGDTVNADILADDNFQNRINNTIPVSQINAESYDAIFYPGGFGLLSDLATNEQFASIAAKHYEDGGIVAAVCHGPAALLPIVLSNGEKLLSSKSVTGFTREEEIDFGTINDIPFLLEESLARGAARFNKVQPWQELVIVDERVITGQNPTSAHAVGVAIVEQLS; encoded by the coding sequence ATGAAAAAAATACTAATTCCAGTAACTAACCACGCAACACTTGGCGATACAGACCAAGCGAACGGTACTTACGCTCCAGAACTTACCCACGCTCTGAAAGAGATCATGGCTGCTGGATATGAATACGACATCGCTTCTATCAATGGTGGCAAAGCCCCGCTCTACGGAACGGATATTGAGGGAGATACAGTTAACGCTGATATCTTGGCGGATGATAATTTCCAAAACCGCATTAACAACACGATTCCAGTAAGCCAAATCAATGCAGAAAGCTACGACGCTATCTTCTACCCAGGTGGTTTTGGTCTGCTTTCAGACTTAGCAACCAACGAACAATTCGCTAGCATCGCAGCAAAGCATTATGAAGATGGTGGTATTGTCGCGGCAGTATGTCACGGCCCTGCAGCCCTACTTCCTATTGTACTGAGCAACGGCGAGAAGCTACTAAGCTCTAAATCGGTGACTGGCTTTACACGTGAAGAAGAGATCGACTTTGGCACCATCAACGACATTCCATTCCTACTGGAAGAGTCGCTTGCTCGTGGCGCAGCACGTTTCAACAAGGTTCAACCTTGGCAAGAGCTTGTGATTGTTGATGAGCGAGTCATTACAGGCCAGAACCCAACCAGCGCACACGCAGTGGGTGTCGCCATTGTTGAGCAGCTTTCTTAG
- a CDS encoding cysteine desulfurase-like protein, whose translation MSFTLNDVRQQFSALGQYHNGKPVTFFDGPGGSQVPENVLASMTEYLGHFNSNLGGHYFSSQKTTSLMQQAREAAQALLNAESSGNVVFGANMTSLTFQLSRAISRDWKEGDEVIVTALDHYSNVSSWQQAADDKGAIVRQVRVDESDCSLDMAHFESLLNEKTKLVAVTFASNTTGSIVDMAKVIELAHQHGAQVYVDAVHYAPHHLIDVQQLNCDFLACSAYKFFGPHVGIAYIAPQWLHTLKPYKVEPATNIGPGRFETGTQSFEGLAGVIAAVDYLAQFGEPTDSLRSRLEQSYALYNKHESQLSEYFLKRLGDLEGAKLYGKTEFDSNLRTPTFAITFDNHSPEFIAKKLGEHNICVWNGHFYALGLVKQLGVEEQGVVRIGCMHYNSIEEIDLLFNVLEGILRSD comes from the coding sequence ATGTCCTTCACTCTTAATGATGTGCGCCAGCAGTTTAGCGCGCTAGGCCAGTACCATAACGGCAAGCCGGTGACCTTTTTTGATGGGCCGGGTGGCTCTCAGGTTCCTGAAAATGTTTTAGCATCCATGACGGAATACCTCGGGCACTTTAATTCAAACCTAGGCGGTCATTACTTTTCTAGCCAAAAGACTACAAGCTTAATGCAGCAAGCGAGAGAAGCGGCACAAGCGCTACTCAATGCTGAGTCTTCTGGCAACGTTGTGTTCGGTGCGAACATGACATCTCTGACCTTCCAACTTAGCCGAGCGATCAGCCGCGATTGGAAAGAGGGCGATGAAGTTATCGTCACTGCGTTAGACCATTACTCAAATGTATCAAGCTGGCAGCAAGCCGCAGACGACAAAGGCGCGATTGTTCGCCAAGTTCGTGTAGACGAGTCGGATTGCAGCCTAGACATGGCGCACTTTGAGTCTCTGTTAAATGAGAAGACCAAGCTTGTTGCTGTGACGTTTGCTTCGAATACCACTGGCTCGATTGTTGATATGGCGAAAGTTATTGAGCTTGCACATCAGCACGGTGCGCAGGTTTATGTTGATGCTGTGCATTATGCTCCTCATCACTTGATCGATGTTCAACAACTGAATTGTGATTTCTTAGCGTGCTCAGCTTATAAGTTCTTCGGCCCGCATGTGGGTATTGCTTACATTGCACCTCAATGGCTGCATACGTTAAAGCCATACAAGGTAGAGCCTGCCACTAACATTGGCCCAGGCCGATTTGAAACAGGAACACAAAGTTTCGAAGGCCTAGCGGGTGTGATTGCGGCGGTGGATTACTTGGCACAGTTTGGTGAACCAACAGATTCACTGCGTTCTCGTTTAGAGCAAAGCTACGCGCTTTATAACAAGCATGAAAGCCAGTTGAGCGAGTACTTCCTAAAACGCTTGGGCGATCTGGAAGGGGCGAAGCTTTATGGTAAAACAGAGTTTGATTCGAACTTGAGAACGCCAACGTTCGCCATCACCTTTGATAATCACTCGCCAGAGTTCATCGCTAAGAAGTTAGGTGAGCACAATATCTGTGTGTGGAACGGACACTTCTACGCGCTAGGTTTGGTGAAGCAGTTGGGTGTAGAAGAGCAGGGCGTGGTGCGTATTGGTTGTATGCATTACAACTCGATTGAAGAGATCGACTTGCTGTTCAATGTGCTTGAAGGGATCTTGCGAAGCGACTAG
- a CDS encoding 2OG-Fe dioxygenase family protein, translating to MLHAHENTLHITHLSNHAVEELSPSFSKLPSTEHADGQFRLRRYSVVQFSNGQVVELDKHNFVQSEDINHFQGDVVRQFEPIEAPILSSEGMQEMCELFIETNGLEDGQEIEIHQIRIAAIFEETQVAPEGVHQDGFDHIALIGVNRHNIVGGEIMLYQDSHEAPFFRKVLEDGEVAMLADSKLWHNAQPIRTIDHDEMGYMDVFVLTAKDARNVLHS from the coding sequence ATGTTACATGCTCACGAAAATACCCTACATATTACCCACCTCAGTAACCACGCAGTTGAGGAGTTGTCACCGTCATTCTCTAAGCTTCCAAGCACAGAGCATGCGGATGGTCAGTTTCGATTGAGAAGGTACTCGGTGGTTCAATTCAGTAATGGACAAGTCGTAGAGCTAGACAAACATAACTTTGTTCAGTCTGAAGACATTAATCACTTTCAAGGTGACGTTGTTCGCCAATTCGAGCCAATTGAAGCACCAATCTTAAGCAGCGAAGGCATGCAAGAGATGTGTGAGCTGTTTATTGAAACCAATGGGCTTGAAGACGGACAAGAAATCGAAATCCACCAAATCCGCATCGCTGCCATTTTTGAAGAAACGCAGGTTGCACCAGAAGGTGTTCACCAAGATGGCTTCGACCACATCGCTTTAATTGGTGTTAACCGTCATAACATTGTAGGTGGCGAGATCATGCTGTACCAAGATTCACATGAAGCGCCATTCTTTAGAAAAGTGCTTGAAGATGGTGAAGTCGCAATGCTGGCCGACAGCAAGCTTTGGCACAACGCACAGCCGATTCGTACCATAGACCACGATGAGATGGGCTATATGGATGTGTTTGTTCTAACGGCTAAGGATGCGCGCAATGTCCTTCACTCTTAA
- a CDS encoding nucleoid-associated protein: MQTCINCNLEFSQQESECPGCQKQADPQLNEIVRSGGILALHAKTVQLNKGENKASIEQVIGRNWPIEADSVSYNFIENVELKFKRKNKFHSSYDENSTFVTDPLMKYAKSNASLESFDDLVNALTASLKNELFEVLGSAKSSSIVFTHYKSILGEASLNLGRLLIVMVDKKSGFDFTDDDKLLPKEAEHINLSAMKQAVMIDLQVFHDSFPTKENKPYLKFIRGNSSAEYFRKAFGCVEKIDNGDSLDNLYSAIEEYAVEYKLDSAFESKAYESLDVMLDDLLNDKSRSSFSLEEAGTAIESSSPTSSQLKGTFVTFVNEKEIPINHFIEPTKNQIERQRWFDFSDSSSGIIAKALRPQIGEPHSGEAIEFDEAEGRISWRITDPSLKDRIISMMKKD; the protein is encoded by the coding sequence ATGCAAACTTGCATCAACTGCAACCTAGAGTTCTCCCAACAAGAAAGTGAATGCCCTGGATGTCAAAAACAGGCAGATCCCCAGTTAAATGAGATTGTCCGAAGTGGTGGCATTCTTGCTCTTCATGCAAAAACGGTTCAGTTAAACAAAGGTGAAAACAAAGCAAGTATTGAACAAGTTATTGGCCGAAACTGGCCTATTGAAGCGGATAGTGTGTCATACAATTTTATTGAAAATGTTGAGCTCAAATTTAAGAGAAAGAACAAATTCCACAGTTCTTATGATGAAAACTCAACATTTGTTACTGATCCATTGATGAAGTATGCAAAGTCAAACGCTTCGTTAGAAAGCTTTGATGACTTAGTTAACGCCTTGACTGCATCGCTTAAAAACGAACTTTTCGAAGTCTTAGGTAGTGCTAAGAGCTCATCAATTGTGTTCACTCATTACAAATCCATATTGGGTGAAGCATCCCTGAACCTTGGTCGTTTGTTAATTGTGATGGTTGATAAAAAGAGTGGTTTTGACTTTACCGATGATGACAAACTTCTACCTAAAGAGGCTGAACACATCAATTTAAGTGCAATGAAGCAAGCAGTAATGATCGACTTGCAAGTTTTCCACGATAGCTTCCCTACCAAAGAGAACAAGCCTTACTTGAAATTTATCCGTGGAAACTCTTCTGCCGAGTACTTTCGTAAAGCGTTCGGTTGCGTTGAAAAAATAGATAACGGTGACTCTTTAGACAATCTTTATTCGGCTATTGAAGAGTATGCGGTAGAATATAAGCTTGACAGTGCGTTTGAGTCTAAAGCATATGAGTCGCTGGATGTAATGCTAGATGATTTACTTAATGACAAATCTCGCTCTTCATTTTCTTTAGAGGAAGCAGGTACTGCGATAGAGTCTTCATCTCCAACCTCATCCCAACTCAAGGGCACGTTCGTTACGTTTGTTAACGAGAAAGAAATACCTATAAACCATTTTATAGAGCCAACTAAGAACCAAATTGAACGACAGCGTTGGTTTGACTTTTCAGATAGTAGCTCAGGGATAATTGCAAAAGCTTTACGACCTCAGATCGGTGAACCGCATTCAGGTGAAGCAATCGAGTTTGATGAAGCAGAAGGTCGAATCTCTTGGCGAATAACCGATCCATCGCTTAAAGACAGAATAATATCTATGATGAAGAAAGATTAA